From Oncorhynchus mykiss isolate Arlee chromosome 6, USDA_OmykA_1.1, whole genome shotgun sequence, the proteins below share one genomic window:
- the mc1r gene encoding melanocortin 1 receptor, with amino-acid sequence MMDNTSQHNFIMHHHMELSTLTVYSENSTNNTGAREQNSTTCSLRIPQELFLTLGLISLVENILVVLAIIKNRNLHSPMYYFICCLAVSDMLVSVANVVETIVMLLTEHGLLVVTPEMLRHLDNVIDIMNCSSVVSSLSFLCTIAADRYITIFYALRYHSIMTTQRAVTIIAMVWLTSITASILFIVYHSHTAVIVCLVTFFCITLVFTAVLYMHMFILAHVHSRRIMAIYKSRRQGTSMKGAITLTILLGVFILCWGPFFLHLILILTCPTTPFCTCFFSYFNLFLILIICNSLIDPLIYAYRSQELRKTLKELLFCSCVTFRCDSILECLFPWKFT; translated from the coding sequence ATGATGGACAACACGTCTCAACACAACTTCATCATGCACCACCACATGGAGCTGAGCACCCTCACCGTGTACAGTGAGAACAGCACTAACAACACCGGCGCCAGGGAGCAGAACTCTACGACCTGCTCGCTCCGCATTCCACAGGAGCTGTTCCTGACGCTGGGCCTCATTAGTCTGGTGGAGAACATTTTAGTGGTGCTGGCCATCATCAAGAACCGCAATCTGCACTCGCCCATGTACTACTTCATATGCTGCCTGGCCGTCTCTGACATGCTGGTCAGCGTCGCCAACGTGGTGGAGACCATAGTCATGTTGCTCACCGAACACGGGCTGCTAGTTGTCACACCTGAAATGCTGCGGCACCTGGACAACGTCATCGACATCATGAACTGCAGCTCGGTGGTGTCGTCGCTGTCCTTCCTGTGCACCATCGCCGCCGATCGATACATCACCATATTTTACGCGCTGCGTTACCACAGCATTATGACCACGCAGCGCGCCGTGACCATCATCGCGATGGTGTGGCTGACCAGCATCACCGCCAGCATACTTTTTATTGTCTACCACTCTCACACCGCCGTCATTGTATGCCTCGTCACCTTCTTCTGCATCACTCTCGTCTTCACCGCTGTGCTCTACATGCATATGTTCATCCTGGCGCACGTGCACTCGCGGCGCATCATGGCCATCTACAAATCTCGCCGCCAGGGCACGAGCATGAAGGGCGCCATCACGCTCACTATCCTGCTAGGGGTCTTCATCCTCTGCTGGGGACCCTTCTTCCTCCACCTTATTCTCATCCTCACCTGCCCCACGACCCCATTCTGCACCTGCTTTTTCAGCTACTTCAACCTCTTTCTCATCCTCATCATCTGTAACTCGCTCATCGACCCTCTCATCTACGCCTATAGGAGCCAGGAGCTGCGCAAGACACTCAAGGAGCTGCTCTTCTGCTCCTGCGTCACCTTTCGATGCGATTCCATACTTGAGTGTCTATTTCCATGGAAGTTCACGTGA